A stretch of DNA from Mesorhizobium onobrychidis:
GGAGGTGCGCGCGCCGCTGGCCCTGACGAACGTGCCGCTCGCCATCGGCGCATTCTGGTTCGGACATTTCCTGCGCGAACGCGGCATAAGCGCGCTGTGGTCGGCGGTGTTTGTCGTGGCGGTTGCCGGGGTCGCGCTCGCGGCGGCGCGGACGGGTTCCGACTTTACCTTCAGCATGAAGGATGCCATCTTCGGCCCCCCACTTCTCGGCCTGCTCGTTGCACTGGCGATGTCGACCTTTGTCCTCGCCCTCATCCGCTTCATGGAGATGCCGAGCTTGCGCATCGCTCCGTTGGCGGAAATCGGGGCGGCCTCCCTGGTGATCATGTTCGTCCATCAGTTCGTTCATTTCACGCTGCGTGACTTCGGAATGTCTTCCGAGTTGGCGCTCATCGCCCTGTCGCTCGGACTTCCCTATCTGCTCTATCGCGGACTGAGATCGTCCCGGATACTGTCTCCCTGGTTCATTGGAAGCGGAGACCTGTCGCTCAGCATCCAACTGATGAGGCGGAGCCTCGCGTTCCGGGCAGTCTGAGCACGAACTCGTCCGGTGACGGCAGCAGCGATTTCCTTCCGATCGGAGATGTCCAGCGCCCGGTTCGTCTGCCTTGCGGGCCCGTTTCGGGCGAGCGTGTGGGCATCCGAGTACGATTCCGGGCAGACCTACCTGGCCCCCTGTTCCCGCGAGCGCGGCGGGCGTATTCTCGCGGTCCAATGGGTCGAAATTATCAGGGGAGGAGATTGCGATGGCTGAGGCAACGCGCCACGACGCCTGGCAGGCCGGGGATAGCTACGACCTCTATATGGGGCGATGGAGCCGTCAGATCGCTCCACCGTTCCT
This window harbors:
- a CDS encoding acyltransferase family protein, with the translated sequence MNLPMRETWLDTAKGLGITLVVMAHVLDHSTWRWAQPVHFAASLFFMPFFFIISGYLFAVTDRKALFRKRAQGLLIPYVTFLGAIMASVLVVDLLRGDTPAPWQIRELITDALLGGRHLTRELGVFWFVTCLVATQLVYNEVAIRTSGPTDPGMLIFVGASVGLAYSIQTYWQEVRAPLALTNVPLAIGAFWFGHFLRERGISALWSAVFVVAVAGVALAAARTGSDFTFSMKDAIFGPPLLGLLVALAMSTFVLALIRFMEMPSLRIAPLAEIGAASLVIMFVHQFVHFTLRDFGMSSELALIALSLGLPYLLYRGLRSSRILSPWFIGSGDLSLSIQLMRRSLAFRAV